In Bacteroides cellulosilyticus, the genomic stretch ATCCTTTTATTTCATCTTGGGTTCTTTGGGGCAATCCTTTATTTGTATTGCTGATATGGGAGATTGAAGACACCCCGTTCCGAAACCGTCCCACTATCTGGATGGTATCCGTATAAGGGTCTATCATCGTGTGTTCAGCAAAGAAAACATCGGTCAGTATGATTACATCAGGTTTCTCTTCCAGTTCAATATCCACCGCATTGAAGAAACGGCTTGTGAAGAAGTTGTACCTTTTCATTTTGTTTTTTTCCCATTGGTCGGAAGCATTCTTGAATTTATCCCTCTTTAGCTTCTCCACGCTTTTCGGGGCACAGAATACAGCCGACTGTTCCAACAAATCCAATTGTTTCATCAATGAATAGATTATGTCCGTTGAATTTATAAAGATGCAGACCTGCCTGTCTTCCAATTCTGGGAGTAGGTTCTTGAACGCTTGCAGGGTATTGTTCGTGTGGTACAGCCATATCTCCTTTTTATAATCGAAATCGGGCTGTATCTCTATTGTCTGGAAATGCTGTTCCTTGAAACGGGGGTCACTGAATTCTATCGGTGTAGCTGATACCAGTGCCTTGTTCTCAAACCGGAAGAAATCATTCAGAGGCAAAATGATGTCATTACGGTAATCCGCATCCTTTATCAGCTTATGGCATTCGTCAAACAGGAGGAAGCAATGGCTGTATATGTCCATTTCCAACTCTTCAAAGGCTGACTTTATTTTCGGAAAGCTTTCGGGCGTAGTCAGTATCTTATAATATGTCTTGGTGCTTCTTTCCAGATAGTTTATGACATCATCAGTGTATATGCCTTCATGCACTCCGAACAAATTGTCATTCTTATGCTTGGGGTCGCTGCATTTACCTGTGATAACGGGAACATTAGGCTCTATGATGATGGAATTGCGCTTTGCCTTGATTTCTCCATAAGTAGCACCAAGTCCGGTCAACTTCTTATAAAAGACTGTATTGGTAGGTATTTCGGGAAGAACTTCGGTAAGGTATTGTACCTTACCGAGTTCGTTCATACTGATTTTAATCTTTGTCATCGTCGTTACCATTGTCATCCACCATGTTGTCCATAGCATTTTCATACTCTTCCTGTCTTATTGCATCATAGTCAGGTGTTTCCTGCAATAAGTTACCGGGAGTATTGGCTTCCTGAACATACTTACTTAATTCATCAAATGGTTTAACTTTCACTATTGACATAATATAAAAAATTAATAGATTAATAAATAAGGGAAGGGATTGACCTTCCCCGTGAGTTATTCTTTTATGCAATCAAATCTCTTTCTATCAGATAATCCAGCAATTCAGTTGTCCTTGCCAAGCGGAAGAAGATTTTTCCTTTCAGATAAGACGCATATCCCTTGATATATTCACTTCTTTCACGGAACAAGGGAACGAACTGCAATCTTTTTTCATCGTATGCAGCCAACTGTCTGAATATTGCAAGCTGGAAATCCTTGTCTTCATCCTCTTCGAAAGCTGTCACATTGCAGGGATTGAAACCGAAGTCCTCGGTCTCTCCGGTCTGCAAATAAGTGCGCAGCCAATTCAGACCTTCTTGGTTTAATATCAGTTGGAAACCGGAAATCCTTTTTGATTCAATCCAAGCACAGGGAAAGTTATCCTTGTTAGTGTAGAATTTGACTGTCAACTGTTCGCCTCTTCTCATCATAACCTTTAATGCGTTCATTGCGCTTTCGTTGTCATACTGTGCTACCGCTTTCTTTACTTCAAAAATCAATTCCATAATTTTCTTTTTTAATTAGTTAAACATTACCAATCTCAAACGAGGTGCGCACCGTGTTCTTGATTATGATGCAAACTTACAGAGAAGTAGAAACGTATGAAATGAAGAAAAAAACATAAAGAATTCCCTTTTTTTATGTTTATTTCTTTATGTAAAAATACAGACGGTAACATATTGTTTATTAGCTATATATCTTTATTTATAATAGTTCTGCAATTAAAAACGGAATATTATTTCTTTTTATCTTATGTGCTTTACCAATAGGATTTCAAGTCTCCAATAGGGTTGTTGGGGGACATTTTACACATGGGGATTTTCCACCAGTTTGGGCGGACTTCATATTTCTGCAAATTTCTGATTGTGGCACGTAGATTCAGTATGTCGTTTTTGTTGCTGTCTTCATCAATCAACCCAAGATATATAAGAAGCTCCAGCATGAACTTCCCTTCATTATCTGTCAGAGCTTTACCTTTGGCTGCAAATGATGAATGACGCAACAGGTTATAGATGCTGAGGGTTACTGTATCAAGAATTGCATTTTCCCGCTTTCTGCCCCTTTTGCCAATGCTGGGATAATCTTTATCAAGTTCTCTTTCTGCTTCCTCCAAAGAAGGTGTGCCCAAGTATTTATCAAGATAGGGAGTTATCATGTTGAGAAACCAGCCATCATCGTTTGTAAGCTCTATCTTCTGCTTGTTGTATTCAATTGTGATGGTGTTATTCTTACTTTTCTTCCTCTCATGGAACATCTTGTACAGGTTCAACATGTCTGGACGAATGGAATAGCTGTACTTTACTTGCATAGGGTCAGCAACGTAATCCTCAAAGTCAAAGTAGCCGTTTGTCTGTGTATGCTTATAGTATATGCAGACAATTAGGAGAATTCCGTAGAAGACATCTTGGTCTTGTTGCTCAAAGGAGGGGTCTTCATTATTGCTGTATGAATTCCAAAGTTCCTCTATGCGTTCAGTTTTATAGTTGCCGCTTTCAAGCACGAGGTTCTTTCCAACGGTCATACTGAACTCATATCTTTCTTCATCTGTTCCATTGTTGGGATATGGAATGCTCTGTTCTTCTTTCTTTATGGATAAGTACAGGTCTTGCACTTCTGTTGGAAACTTCTTGCCAAGAAGATACACATCAGAAATGTAGTCCAGCTCATTATGCAGCATTGAACGGCTGAAACCTGCTTCATCAGTCAGCCATGATTCTATTCTTTTTATTGTGTTGATTGGTATTATCTGATATTCCATTATTTTTGTTTTTGTGTGTAAAGATATAAAAATACCACTTCACTGTAAAAATGAAATGGCATTTTTTTTAAAGAAGGTTCTGCATGGCGGCATCTATCTGTTCATTATCAAAATGGCTAAGATATATTTGTGTTGTTTTAATATCTTGATGTCCTAATGCTTCCGAAATAATACCTATATTAACTCCTGACTTCTTTAGAATAGTGGCGAATGAGTGCCTTGCAACGTATGTAGTGACTTCTGCATTGATGTTTAACTCTTTTGCAAATAAGCGTAATTCTTGGTTGACTTGATGGCAAATTTTATGTATGCGGTTATTCTTCTGCATAGGTGTAATATGCCGCTTATTATGCAGGATTGGAAATAGAAAACTTGTTTGTAAACAATAGTAGTTATATTTTTGGATAATCTCTAATGCTTTATCTGATAGTATAAGATTGATATTTCCATGTGTTTTCTGCCGTTGGTAAATAAGCCTTCCTTCTACTATGTTTTTACATGTAAGATTGGCTATATCCACGAAAGAGATTCCACCACATAGATAAGAGAATGAAAACAAGT encodes the following:
- a CDS encoding DEAD/DEAH box helicase family protein, with product MTKIKISMNELGKVQYLTEVLPEIPTNTVFYKKLTGLGATYGEIKAKRNSIIIEPNVPVITGKCSDPKHKNDNLFGVHEGIYTDDVINYLERSTKTYYKILTTPESFPKIKSAFEELEMDIYSHCFLLFDECHKLIKDADYRNDIILPLNDFFRFENKALVSATPIEFSDPRFKEQHFQTIEIQPDFDYKKEIWLYHTNNTLQAFKNLLPELEDRQVCIFINSTDIIYSLMKQLDLLEQSAVFCAPKSVEKLKRDKFKNASDQWEKNKMKRYNFFTSRFFNAVDIELEEKPDVIILTDVFFAEHTMIDPYTDTIQIVGRFRNGVSSISHISNTNKGLPQRTQDEIKGYLVCCGEIYKSMKNFYDCAADRASRDAYRAALESLPFNRMLDKEGKENWFAKDNYMDEELIKNYYHEESSFHEAYRNCPSFTSYLKGFYCTLGDGERLQRENKSLSIKDKRKEIVRQLEMLGECATEMELEYKQDLMAADPFIVEAYDIVGKAVIEQLNYSKKRITEAMIQKRYNEKATGTEVIQLIKNSFQVGNRYSCKFIKEEITRIYGLLEIHPPKAITGKTISDFFTASECKVKGDRGYLLISEII
- a CDS encoding calmodulin, which codes for MSIVKVKPFDELSKYVQEANTPGNLLQETPDYDAIRQEEYENAMDNMVDDNGNDDDKD